In Desulfoplanes formicivorans, a genomic segment contains:
- a CDS encoding B12-binding domain-containing radical SAM protein, translating to MFPCPACFFAMNILLVYPRCLQERVSSHDDTVVPMGLFSIGAVLMEQGHEVTVVNEYDLDPSRMTPQKVLQEKQPDIMGVSVFNANRFGAMEWARAAKEVLPGCTTVFGGVAATFLWEHLLDQCPALDCIVLGEGEVTFAALVDRLEGAKAGTCSAGLKDIPGLAIRHQGRPVQTPPRPFIRDLDSLPMAARYFTYDHLSLSRGCPGNCTFCGSPRFWQRKVRFHSARYFVDEMEMLYRKGVRFFYVSDDTFTMKKSLVLEVCQEIVNRKLDISWYAISRVDCVDENILYWMRRAGCIQISFGVESGSAKIRHLLNKNITEEQIIRAFDLTQSFGILARAYFIYACPGETEATIEEHIRLIKRIKPLSVIFYIMHLFPGTAMYEQWQARHHLGDEIWNEPMEDVLYFESDPAMSRDMVLAWGKKLRNAFHTHLPQFALSLQVRENRELSPLHADFLSRLAMTFSHGDYAAIPAVPDKQETARILYQRSLDYGPSPRAYLGLAMLAQQQGDMAGCMDLLTRGLQHFPHDENLHQCMGIALMNQGRFQEALEHFLPFEHTGRSQRFIDICTRKVQETGSKE from the coding sequence ATGTTCCCTTGTCCGGCCTGTTTCTTTGCCATGAACATTCTTCTTGTCTATCCAAGATGCCTGCAGGAACGGGTTTCCAGCCATGACGATACCGTGGTTCCCATGGGGCTCTTTTCCATTGGTGCCGTGCTCATGGAACAGGGCCACGAAGTCACGGTTGTCAATGAGTACGATCTTGATCCCTCCAGGATGACCCCCCAAAAGGTCCTTCAGGAAAAACAGCCGGACATTATGGGCGTGAGCGTGTTCAATGCCAACAGGTTCGGGGCCATGGAGTGGGCCAGGGCTGCCAAGGAGGTTCTTCCCGGATGTACCACGGTTTTTGGCGGGGTGGCAGCCACCTTTCTCTGGGAGCATCTGCTGGACCAGTGTCCGGCCCTTGATTGCATTGTCCTGGGAGAAGGGGAAGTCACCTTTGCGGCCCTGGTTGATCGTCTGGAAGGCGCCAAAGCCGGCACGTGTTCTGCCGGGCTGAAAGATATTCCCGGACTGGCCATCAGACACCAGGGGCGGCCTGTGCAAACACCACCCCGTCCCTTTATCCGGGATCTTGATTCCCTGCCCATGGCGGCCCGCTATTTCACCTATGACCACCTTTCCCTGAGCCGGGGCTGCCCGGGCAATTGCACCTTTTGCGGTTCCCCCCGGTTCTGGCAGCGCAAGGTGCGCTTTCATTCGGCCCGCTATTTTGTGGACGAGATGGAAATGCTGTATCGCAAGGGCGTTCGCTTCTTTTATGTGTCCGACGACACCTTTACCATGAAGAAGTCTCTGGTCCTTGAGGTGTGTCAGGAGATTGTGAACCGGAAGCTGGATATCTCCTGGTACGCCATTTCCCGGGTGGATTGCGTGGACGAGAACATCTTGTACTGGATGCGCCGGGCCGGATGCATTCAGATCAGTTTCGGGGTGGAGAGCGGATCGGCAAAGATCCGCCATCTGCTCAACAAGAACATCACCGAGGAACAGATCATCCGGGCCTTTGACCTGACCCAATCCTTTGGTATTCTGGCCAGGGCCTATTTCATTTACGCCTGCCCGGGGGAGACCGAGGCCACCATTGAAGAACACATCCGCCTCATCAAGCGGATCAAGCCTTTAAGCGTCATCTTTTATATCATGCACCTTTTTCCGGGCACGGCCATGTATGAACAATGGCAGGCCCGCCATCACCTGGGCGACGAGATCTGGAATGAACCCATGGAGGATGTGCTCTATTTTGAAAGCGATCCCGCCATGTCCCGGGACATGGTGCTGGCCTGGGGCAAAAAGCTCAGAAACGCCTTTCACACCCATCTGCCCCAATTTGCCCTTTCCCTGCAGGTTCGGGAAAACAGGGAATTGAGCCCCCTTCATGCGGATTTCCTGTCCCGGTTGGCCATGACCTTTTCCCATGGTGATTACGCCGCCATCCCGGCCGTGCCCGACAAGCAGGAAACAGCGCGCATCCTGTACCAGCGATCCCTGGACTATGGCCCCTCACCCCGGGCCTATCTCGGTCTGGCAATGCTGGCCCAACAGCAAGGGGACATGGCCGGGTGCATGGACCTGCTCACCAGGGGGTTGCAACATTTTCCCCATGATGAGAATCTTCATCAGTGCATGGGCATTGCCCTGATGAACCAGGGGCGGTTCCAGGAGGCCCTGGAGCATTTCCTGCCCTTTGAGCATACGGGGAGATCACAACGGTTCATCGACATCTGCACACGCAAGGTGCAGGAAACAGGGAGCAAAGAGTAA
- a CDS encoding DMT family transporter — protein MDLFYIFLTIVAGCLMPVQPGINSLLAEVTSGPYMASLISFTVGTLALLGWCLACRLAFPTMHTVAQVPWWYWTGGLLGAIFVTVTVVVAPRLGAVNMLTYLIAGQMLASLVLDHYGILGFPEHTLNPWRVLGVIFLIVGVVLIKKF, from the coding sequence ATGGATCTTTTCTACATTTTTCTGACCATTGTTGCGGGCTGTCTCATGCCCGTTCAGCCCGGCATCAACTCTTTGCTTGCCGAGGTGACCAGCGGTCCGTACATGGCCTCCCTCATTTCCTTTACCGTGGGCACCCTGGCCCTGCTCGGCTGGTGCCTGGCATGCCGTCTTGCCTTTCCCACCATGCACACCGTGGCCCAGGTTCCCTGGTGGTACTGGACCGGTGGTCTTCTGGGGGCCATATTTGTCACGGTCACGGTGGTTGTGGCTCCCCGTCTCGGGGCGGTGAACATGCTCACCTATCTCATTGCCGGCCAGATGCTCGCCTCCCTGGTCCTTGACCATTATGGCATTCTGGGATTTCCCGAGCACACCCTGAATCCCTGGCGGGTTTTGGGGGTCATCTTTCTCATTGTGGGCGTGGTGCTCATCAAAAAATTTTAA
- a CDS encoding pyridoxal phosphate-dependent aminotransferase has protein sequence MRRNIEHVGWGQLSYEIRGIVAVAHELQSMGVTITWENIGDPIEKGEKLPVWMKEIIKGLVDEDRTYGYVATEGVWEARAFLAEQVNKRNGYTMTPKDIVFYNGLGDAVAKIFGFLRREARVIGPSPAYSTHSSAEAAHSGYDHLTYELNPDNHWMPDLQDLENKVKYNDSIAGLLLINPDNPTGAVYPRDILEKMVDIARRYDIFVICDEIYAHIVFNGAQTCHLSEVIGEVPGMALRGISKEYPWPGARCGWIEVFNQDKNPAFQKYIASLLNAKMLEVCSTSLPQYSIPRVIGDPRYLDHLERRKKIFEARANEAFDIINSYDYIHVTRPQGAFYMAVLFDEGVLNDRQTLEVANQEIRDFVEEKVKNVAVDKRFVYYLLASEGICVVPLSGFCCHRNGFRITLLETDDDKRRSTWHRIGKAVKAYVESSR, from the coding sequence ATGCGTAGAAACATAGAACACGTTGGATGGGGACAACTCAGCTATGAAATCAGGGGAATCGTTGCGGTTGCCCATGAGCTTCAGAGCATGGGCGTGACCATCACCTGGGAGAACATAGGAGATCCCATAGAAAAGGGGGAAAAACTTCCCGTCTGGATGAAGGAGATCATCAAGGGACTGGTGGATGAAGACCGAACCTATGGGTATGTGGCCACCGAAGGTGTCTGGGAAGCCCGGGCGTTTTTGGCCGAACAGGTCAACAAACGCAACGGATACACCATGACCCCCAAGGACATTGTTTTTTACAACGGTCTTGGAGACGCCGTGGCCAAGATTTTCGGCTTTTTGCGCAGGGAAGCCCGGGTCATTGGCCCCTCACCCGCCTACTCCACCCACTCTTCGGCCGAGGCGGCCCATTCCGGTTATGATCATCTGACTTACGAGCTCAACCCGGACAACCATTGGATGCCCGATCTCCAGGACCTGGAAAACAAGGTCAAATACAACGACTCCATTGCCGGGCTGCTTCTGATCAACCCGGACAATCCCACGGGCGCGGTCTATCCCCGGGATATTCTGGAGAAGATGGTCGATATTGCAAGACGTTATGATATTTTTGTCATCTGCGATGAAATCTACGCCCATATCGTGTTCAACGGTGCCCAGACCTGTCACCTGAGCGAGGTCATCGGCGAGGTTCCGGGCATGGCTCTGCGCGGCATTTCCAAGGAATACCCCTGGCCGGGTGCCCGGTGCGGTTGGATCGAGGTCTTCAACCAGGACAAGAATCCCGCCTTTCAGAAATACATAGCCAGCCTCTTGAACGCCAAGATGCTTGAGGTCTGCTCCACCAGCCTGCCCCAGTATTCCATTCCCCGGGTCATTGGCGATCCCAGGTATCTGGACCATCTGGAACGGCGCAAGAAAATATTCGAAGCCAGGGCCAACGAGGCCTTTGATATCATCAATTCCTATGATTACATCCATGTGACCCGTCCCCAGGGGGCCTTTTACATGGCCGTCCTGTTCGACGAGGGCGTGCTCAATGACCGTCAGACCCTTGAGGTGGCCAACCAGGAGATCAGGGATTTTGTGGAAGAAAAGGTCAAGAACGTGGCCGTTGACAAACGTTTTGTCTATTACCTTCTGGCTTCCGAAGGCATTTGCGTGGTGCCCTTGAGCGGGTTCTGCTGCCACAGAAACGGCTTCAGGATTACCCTTCTGGAAACCGATGATGACAAACGACGCTCCACCTGGCACCGCATCGGCAAGGCGGTCAAGGCCTATGTGGAATCAAGCCGTTAA
- a CDS encoding sensor domain-containing protein, which yields MEYLSYPKDISPLLSQKAFLALFHASPCPIVLLNEPGCILKANEAFCAQFGFTSTAIIGKNLNSLFLTDSQREEGEHVDTTIARGMPVYKETIRHMADGTPLQVHLSAIPIMHAGRLIARMAVYWDITPLRTAERKYRDIFTHSVEGIFQTTPQGRYLEANPALARIYGYDSPEELINDLQDISKQLYVDPGRRDVFLEHMRTRGRVSHFESRIRRKDGTIIWIAEHARSVYDSEGKPRYFEGAVVDITQRKHAEALLQASEEEYRTIFETTGTASVILEKDERISRANSEFFRLTGYGPDHISQGLYFEDIVAPSDRKHILHAGTTGPEYCLTQTGPHELCIRTIGGDIRDVVVTEATLSGSHRKVVSLLDITERKKAELMLRHQAFHDPLTNLPNRFLLMDRLEHAIRRAKRGNNHFAVLFMDMDRFKLINDSLGHIIGDRLLTHMAAKVRSCLREEDTLARFGGDEFVILAEDLRDPPQPVRIAQRILQGLQTPVEVNGNTIHISTSIGIVLGSSRYMRAEQIIRDADTAMYRAKAMGKGCYAIFDEDMHTMAVQRLDIENELRKGIKHRDFVLYYQPIINLTDQSIIGFESLVRWNHPRKGLVGPDEFIPIAEETGLIVPLGEWVLFESCRQMNDWLQRFPSHQEMLIHVNVSGIQLKQAGFPDRVRTCLQTTGLPSRCLKLEITESMLMSLEDRAVTILDAIRKQHVQIGIDDFGTGYSSLSYLHRFPVDTLKIDRSFVLGLDKNNDNAKIVKAIISLAHALGLNVVAEGIETARHLTMLGSMRCEYGQGYHFSHPLPAHQVAGMLGRA from the coding sequence ATGGAATACCTGTCCTACCCCAAGGATATTTCTCCCCTCCTGAGCCAAAAAGCCTTTCTTGCCCTTTTCCATGCCTCGCCCTGCCCCATTGTGCTCCTGAATGAACCAGGCTGCATCCTGAAAGCCAATGAAGCCTTTTGCGCCCAGTTCGGCTTCACATCCACCGCCATCATTGGCAAGAATCTGAATTCCCTGTTTCTCACGGATTCCCAAAGGGAAGAGGGCGAACACGTGGACACCACCATTGCCCGGGGCATGCCCGTGTACAAGGAAACCATCCGGCACATGGCAGACGGCACGCCCCTTCAGGTCCACCTGTCGGCCATACCCATCATGCATGCTGGCAGGCTCATTGCCCGCATGGCCGTGTACTGGGATATCACTCCCTTGCGTACAGCCGAACGCAAGTACAGGGACATCTTTACCCATTCGGTGGAAGGGATCTTCCAGACCACCCCCCAAGGCAGATATCTGGAGGCCAATCCGGCCCTGGCCCGGATCTACGGGTATGACTCCCCCGAGGAACTGATCAACGATCTTCAGGACATCAGCAAACAGCTCTATGTGGATCCCGGCAGGCGGGATGTTTTTCTGGAACACATGCGTACCCGGGGCCGGGTTTCCCATTTCGAATCCCGTATCCGCCGTAAGGACGGAACCATCATCTGGATCGCTGAACACGCCAGGTCGGTATATGATTCGGAAGGAAAACCACGGTATTTCGAAGGGGCGGTCGTGGATATCACTCAGCGCAAGCATGCCGAGGCTCTGCTTCAGGCCAGTGAAGAGGAATACCGGACCATCTTCGAGACAACAGGCACGGCATCGGTGATCCTTGAAAAGGATGAACGCATCAGCCGGGCCAATTCGGAATTTTTCAGGCTGACGGGATATGGACCCGACCACATCTCCCAGGGGTTGTACTTTGAAGATATTGTGGCCCCGTCCGACAGAAAGCATATCCTTCATGCGGGAACAACCGGACCGGAATATTGCCTGACCCAGACAGGACCTCATGAGCTTTGCATCAGAACCATTGGCGGCGACATCCGGGATGTGGTGGTCACAGAAGCCACTCTCAGCGGATCCCACCGCAAGGTGGTCTCACTGCTGGACATTACGGAACGCAAGAAGGCCGAGCTCATGCTCAGGCATCAGGCCTTTCACGATCCCCTGACCAATCTGCCCAACCGCTTTCTGCTCATGGACCGTCTTGAACACGCCATTCGGCGCGCCAAGCGGGGAAACAACCATTTTGCGGTTCTGTTCATGGACATGGACCGGTTCAAGCTCATCAACGACAGTCTGGGCCATATCATTGGAGACAGGTTGCTGACCCACATGGCGGCCAAGGTCCGCTCCTGCCTGAGGGAAGAGGATACACTGGCCCGATTCGGGGGAGACGAATTTGTCATTCTTGCCGAGGACCTTCGCGATCCCCCGCAGCCCGTACGCATTGCCCAGCGCATTCTTCAAGGTCTGCAGACGCCCGTGGAGGTCAACGGCAACACCATCCATATCAGCACGAGTATCGGGATCGTCCTGGGCTCATCGCGTTACATGCGTGCCGAGCAGATCATTCGGGATGCGGATACGGCCATGTACAGGGCCAAGGCCATGGGCAAGGGGTGTTATGCCATTTTTGATGAAGACATGCACACCATGGCTGTCCAGCGACTGGACATTGAAAATGAACTCCGCAAGGGGATCAAACACAGGGATTTTGTTCTCTATTATCAGCCGATCATCAACCTGACCGACCAGTCCATCATTGGTTTTGAATCCCTTGTGCGCTGGAATCATCCCCGCAAGGGCCTTGTGGGACCCGACGAGTTCATTCCCATTGCCGAGGAAACAGGACTCATCGTGCCTTTGGGCGAATGGGTGCTTTTTGAATCCTGTCGACAGATGAACGACTGGCTGCAGCGCTTTCCCTCCCACCAGGAGATGCTCATTCATGTGAATGTTTCGGGCATCCAGTTGAAACAGGCCGGATTCCCGGACCGGGTCCGCACGTGTCTGCAGACAACCGGACTGCCTTCCCGTTGCTTGAAGCTGGAAATCACCGAAAGCATGCTCATGTCCCTTGAAGACAGGGCCGTGACCATTCTGGATGCCATCAGGAAACAGCACGTCCAGATCGGCATTGATGATTTCGGAACCGGGTATTCCTCCCTGAGCTACCTGCACCGCTTTCCCGTGGATACCCTGAAGATTGACCGGTCCTTTGTGCTGGGGTTGGACAAGAACAACGACAATGCCAAGATCGTCAAGGCGATCATTTCCCTGGCCCATGCCCTGGGCCTCAATGTGGTTGCCGAGGGTATTGAAACGGCCAGACATCTGACAATGCTTGGCTCCATGCGCTGTGAATATGGACAGGGCTACCATTTTTCCCATCCCCTTCCGGCGCATCAGGTAGCGGGAATGCTGGGCCGTGCATGA
- a CDS encoding DUF6398 domain-containing protein: MASKGKRKQEKALKRRLRKKNNAIPVLDDLGSYFTEFLLRSVYLYSLRHGQESIPQVTARIKELVSEKRFDKLALLLGVDKMPREKAQILAYRAMAAQDPLRARQLMLKALELDLSNMDALMWQTRHDFETSQGDCAEILGRMQAIVDLGARIHGPQVNNMQGRLHEIPIARPYLRALNTLFTTLMDCKQGQEALAVGQQLLSLCPGDMFDIQNRVKALKDRLGMARTDAAEDDVERPVDAPPSGTLSSLDPERAVVLEEISELLKDFCQHRENTDFTALTLKAASLLCQDPSCPVHRGKRASWASGIVYALAQVNGMIGSSGQESFQPVLIHTHFKVSSSTTSKKSTQIKKFLQIGPDNPQWLLDS, from the coding sequence GTGGCCTCGAAAGGAAAACGCAAACAGGAAAAAGCCTTAAAGCGACGTCTCCGCAAAAAAAACAACGCCATTCCGGTCCTTGACGACCTTGGTTCCTATTTTACGGAATTTCTCCTCAGATCCGTGTACCTCTACAGCCTGCGCCATGGCCAGGAGAGTATTCCCCAGGTGACCGCACGCATCAAGGAACTGGTCAGTGAAAAACGATTTGACAAACTTGCCCTTTTGCTCGGCGTGGACAAGATGCCCCGGGAAAAGGCTCAAATTCTGGCCTATCGGGCCATGGCCGCCCAAGATCCGTTGCGTGCCCGACAATTGATGCTCAAGGCATTGGAACTGGATCTGTCCAATATGGATGCCCTCATGTGGCAGACACGGCATGATTTTGAGACATCCCAAGGGGATTGTGCAGAAATCCTGGGAAGGATGCAAGCCATCGTTGATCTTGGGGCCCGCATACACGGTCCCCAAGTCAACAACATGCAGGGCAGACTGCATGAAATTCCCATTGCCCGCCCCTATCTGCGGGCCCTGAATACCCTGTTCACCACCCTGATGGATTGCAAACAGGGCCAGGAGGCCCTGGCGGTGGGTCAGCAGCTTCTTTCCCTGTGTCCTGGGGACATGTTTGATATCCAGAATCGCGTGAAGGCCCTCAAGGACCGGCTGGGCATGGCCCGAACCGATGCGGCAGAAGACGATGTGGAACGTCCGGTTGATGCCCCACCCTCTGGCACGCTTTCCTCCCTTGACCCGGAACGGGCCGTGGTACTCGAGGAGATCAGCGAGCTTTTGAAGGATTTTTGCCAGCACCGGGAAAACACGGATTTTACCGCCTTGACCCTGAAGGCAGCCTCCCTGTTGTGCCAGGACCCATCCTGCCCGGTGCACAGGGGCAAGCGTGCATCCTGGGCCAGCGGAATCGTGTACGCCCTGGCCCAGGTCAACGGCATGATCGGTTCATCAGGCCAGGAATCGTTTCAGCCCGTCCTGATCCATACCCATTTCAAGGTTTCCTCGTCCACGACAAGCAAAAAATCCACCCAGATTAAAAAGTTTTTGCAGATCGGTCCGGATAATCCCCAATGGCTGCTGGACAGCTAG